One part of the Streptococcus sp. oral taxon 431 genome encodes these proteins:
- the ccpA gene encoding catabolite control protein A: MNTDDTVTIYDVAREAGVSMATVSRVVNGNKNVKENTRKKVLEVIDRLDYRPNAVARGLASKKTTTVGVVIPDITNTYFSTLAKGIDDIAEMYKYNIVLANSDEDDEKEVSVVNTLFSKQVDGVIFMGYHLTEKIRSEFSRSRTPVVLAGTVDIEHQLPSVNIDYKHATVDAVRHLLKRNKKIAFVSGPLVDDINGKIRLAGYKDALKEAGINYSEGLVFESKYRYDDGYALAERLISSKATAAIVTGDELAAGVLNGLADKGVSVPEDFEIITSDDSQIARYTRPNLTTIAQPLYDLGAISMRMLTKIMHKEELEEREVLLPHGLVERHSTRKD; this comes from the coding sequence ATGAACACAGATGATACAGTAACAATTTATGACGTTGCCCGAGAAGCGGGAGTGTCAATGGCAACTGTCAGTCGTGTTGTCAATGGCAATAAGAACGTCAAAGAAAACACCCGTAAAAAAGTCCTAGAGGTCATTGATCGTCTTGACTACCGCCCTAATGCAGTAGCTCGTGGTCTAGCAAGCAAGAAAACAACAACAGTTGGAGTTGTTATTCCAGATATCACAAACACTTATTTCTCTACCCTTGCTAAGGGGATTGACGATATCGCGGAAATGTACAAATACAACATCGTCCTTGCTAACAGTGATGAGGATGATGAAAAGGAAGTATCTGTGGTCAATACTCTCTTTTCTAAACAGGTGGATGGCGTTATCTTCATGGGTTATCATTTAACTGAGAAGATTCGCTCAGAGTTTTCACGCTCACGCACACCTGTGGTTCTTGCAGGAACAGTTGACATAGAACACCAACTTCCAAGTGTCAATATTGACTATAAACATGCTACTGTTGATGCAGTCCGCCATCTCTTGAAACGAAATAAAAAAATTGCCTTCGTTAGTGGACCATTAGTGGATGATATTAATGGCAAGATTCGCTTAGCTGGTTACAAAGATGCTTTGAAAGAAGCGGGTATTAACTACAGTGAAGGTCTTGTTTTTGAATCAAAATACCGTTATGATGATGGTTATGCCTTGGCAGAACGCTTGATTTCTTCTAAAGCAACAGCAGCGATTGTAACAGGTGATGAATTAGCGGCAGGTGTTTTGAACGGACTTGCTGACAAGGGAGTTTCTGTACCGGAAGACTTTGAAATTATCACCAGTGATGATTCACAAATCGCGCGCTATACTCGTCCAAACCTAACCACCATTGCGCAACCTTTGTATGATCTTGGTGCTATTAGTATGCGTATGTTGACGAAGATTATGCATAAGGAAGAGTTAGAAGAGCGTGAAGTTCTTTTGCCACATGGTTTGGTAGAACGTCATTCAACTCGTAAAGATTAA